In Daucus carota subsp. sativus chromosome 4, DH1 v3.0, whole genome shotgun sequence, one DNA window encodes the following:
- the LOC108216435 gene encoding uncharacterized protein LOC108216435 has product MQALKRVKEISNLARGSKHCCRAKSSFSAASAPCDAPVVKKTGKRLPIGERRAMVKSFVDRYQGENSGKFPTVSHAKKEVGGSYYVVKKIMQELEYNSKVSSSNDGKEFSSKTEVRSSYLSCGSNSDADEYKPSPETSMLMTTEDVKEMTTEDVKEEEQHKLQLDIESIPDEKPNQYFQQPLPEVSSAKKSENAKEETTCESVLDANNLESKNEEYQPHHEYSVPKVPENSKEVKPNQVVVDMDGSESIAKEHRKSTGESSEKQTLEKVQTNLSIWGTLKSVAGDLFSIWRKG; this is encoded by the exons ATGCAGGCTCTTAAACGAG TGAAGGAAATCTCGAACCTAGCTCGTGGATCGAAACATTGTTGCCGTGCGAAGTCGTCATTTTCTGCTGCTTCAGCTCCTTGCGATGCGCCAGTAGTTAAAAAGACAGGGAAACGGTTGCCTATAGGCGAGAGACGTGCCATGGTCAAATCATTTGTAGACAG GTATCAAGGTGAAAATTCAGGGAAGTTCCCGACCGTTTCTCATGCTAAGAAAGAAGTGGGCGGATCATACTATGTTGTGAAAAAAATAATGCAGGAGCTGGAATATAATTCTAAGGTGTCGTCCTCAAATGACGGGAAGGAATTTTCATCCAAAACAGAAGTGAGGAGTAGCTACTTATCATGTGGCTCAAACAGCGATGCTGATGAATACAAACCATCTCCTGAAACTTCTATGCTCATGACTACAGAGGATGTCAAAGAGATGACTACAGAGGATGTCAAAGAGGAAGAACAACATAAACTTCAGCTGGATATCGAGAGCATTCCAGATGAAAAACCTAATCAATACTTTCAGCAACCATTGCCTGAAGTTTCAAGTGCAAAGAAATCTGAAAATGCTAAAGAGGAAACAACCTGCGAGTCTGTGCTTGACGCTAACAATTTAGAAAGCAAGAATGAAGAATATCAACCACATCATGAATATTCAGTTCCCAAGGTACCAGAGAACAGTAAAGAGGTAAAACCTAATCAAGTTGTCGTTGATATGGATGGTTCAGAGAGCATAGCTAAGGAACATCGAAAGTCTACAGG GGAATCAAGTGAAAAGCAGACCTTAGAAAAGGTTCAGACAAATTTATCTATCTGGGGGACTTTGAAGTCTGTTGCAGGAGATCTTTTCAGCATATGGAGAAAGGGCTAA